Proteins from a genomic interval of Candidatus Gracilibacteria bacterium:
- a CDS encoding MBL fold metallo-hydrolase: MKITFYGAAREVTGSRHLLEVNGKRILLDCGIFQGHRAEADVKNRELPFDPPRVDAVILSHAHMDHAGALPRLVKLGFNKTIYSTFATKDLCNFMLMDSAYIQEREAVYMNTKKHKKGTPLVEPAYTSEDAEETLKYFEGVAYEKPKQIFPGIEFTFYNSGHILGSALILLKIDDQEDGKTKTLLFTGDLGRKNLPILKDPVQVPAADFMISECTYGNRVHEDLVEVESKLTNIVMSTIQRGGKLIIPAFSLGRTQEIVYSLHDLFKKNLIPHDLPIMVDSPLSGNLTEVFRGHIEDFDKEAQAEFLNNRENPFGFGALKYTTSVEESKAIDASRVPMIVISAAGMCEFGRVLHHLKNNIENPSTTILIVGYMADNTLGRKIVEKQPMVNIFGDSYNVRARVEVIDAFSGHADRSDLLDYAMGVKGIQKMFLVHGEEKQYTAFSQALAENGMKNVEVPEFGQSFVL, encoded by the coding sequence ATGAAAATCACCTTTTACGGCGCAGCGCGAGAAGTCACCGGGTCCCGACATCTTTTGGAAGTGAATGGAAAACGTATCCTTCTCGATTGTGGCATTTTTCAAGGCCATCGTGCCGAGGCGGATGTCAAAAATCGCGAATTGCCTTTTGATCCGCCACGCGTCGATGCGGTCATTCTTTCTCATGCTCACATGGACCACGCCGGCGCATTGCCTCGCCTGGTTAAATTGGGCTTTAATAAAACGATTTATTCGACTTTTGCCACCAAAGATCTCTGCAATTTCATGCTCATGGACAGCGCTTACATTCAAGAGCGTGAAGCCGTGTACATGAACACCAAAAAGCACAAAAAAGGCACTCCCTTGGTCGAACCCGCGTACACCAGTGAAGACGCGGAAGAAACCCTCAAATATTTCGAAGGCGTGGCATACGAAAAGCCCAAACAGATTTTCCCGGGCATTGAATTCACCTTTTATAACTCTGGCCATATTCTCGGCTCCGCATTGATTCTCCTTAAAATCGACGATCAAGAAGACGGTAAGACAAAAACCCTCCTCTTCACCGGCGATCTTGGTCGCAAGAACCTGCCGATTCTCAAGGATCCGGTTCAGGTCCCGGCTGCGGATTTTATGATCAGCGAATGCACGTATGGGAATCGTGTTCACGAGGATTTGGTAGAGGTGGAGAGCAAATTGACGAACATTGTGATGTCCACGATTCAACGGGGCGGGAAACTCATCATTCCGGCCTTTTCTCTCGGTCGCACGCAAGAAATCGTGTACAGCTTGCACGATCTTTTTAAGAAAAATTTAATTCCGCACGATCTCCCCATTATGGTGGATAGCCCGCTTTCCGGCAATCTCACCGAGGTTTTCCGCGGCCACATCGAGGATTTCGACAAAGAGGCGCAAGCCGAATTTTTGAACAATCGTGAAAATCCATTCGGATTTGGCGCTCTCAAGTACACCACCAGCGTCGAGGAATCGAAGGCCATTGATGCGAGTCGCGTGCCCATGATCGTGATTTCCGCGGCCGGAATGTGCGAGTTCGGACGTGTGTTGCACCATTTGAAAAACAACATCGAAAATCCCAGCACAACGATCTTGATTGTCGGGTACATGGCAGATAACACGTTGGGTCGAAAAATCGTTGAAAAACAGCCCATGGTGAACATTTTTGGCGATTCTTACAACGTTCGCGCTCGGGTCGAGGTGATCGATGCCTTTTCCGGGCATGCGGATCGCAGCGATTTGTTGGACTATGCTATGGGAGTTAAAGGCATTCAAAAAATGTTTTTGGTCCACGGCGAAGAAAAGCAATACACGGCTTTTAGCCAAGCGCTTGCGGAAAATGGCATGAAAAATGTGGAAGTGCCCGAGTTTGGGCAGAGCTTTGTGCTGTAG
- a CDS encoding LOG family protein, translated as MSRKQKVKNLTLKDIYRKHFRVAIFGSARIKPGGKLYKDVFNLAKNVGDHGFDIVTGGGPGLMEAANAGHEAGDPHHHADSIGLTIRLPKECKGNSHLEIRKHFNKFSARLDHFMALSNVVVVMPGGIGTCLELFYTWQLTQVKHICPIPIILVGELWEKLLNWVIDYPLRLNYVSPPDLRNIYIAKNNREAFKIIKKAHELFEELGENACLNADQYLLTEDAESHGERRAHARRAARKMSKKDLAKKEEALEKMGERLE; from the coding sequence ATGTCCCGAAAACAAAAAGTTAAAAATCTCACGTTAAAAGACATCTATCGCAAACATTTTCGTGTGGCGATTTTTGGGTCTGCACGAATTAAGCCCGGAGGAAAACTCTATAAAGACGTTTTTAACCTGGCAAAAAATGTGGGAGATCACGGGTTTGATATTGTGACCGGCGGCGGGCCCGGACTCATGGAAGCGGCCAATGCCGGACATGAAGCCGGAGATCCTCATCATCATGCGGACTCGATCGGATTGACCATTCGCCTTCCCAAGGAATGCAAAGGCAACAGTCACCTTGAAATTCGCAAACACTTCAATAAATTTTCCGCTCGACTCGATCATTTTATGGCCCTCTCCAATGTGGTGGTGGTCATGCCCGGAGGCATTGGAACGTGCCTCGAATTGTTTTACACGTGGCAGCTCACTCAAGTGAAACACATCTGTCCGATCCCCATTATTTTGGTCGGAGAATTGTGGGAAAAGTTGCTCAACTGGGTCATTGACTACCCGCTTCGTCTAAATTATGTGAGCCCTCCGGATCTTCGCAATATTTATATTGCAAAAAACAATCGCGAAGCCTTTAAAATCATTAAAAAAGCGCATGAACTTTTCGAGGAACTCGGAGAAAATGCGTGCTTGAACGCGGATCAATATTTATTGACCGAAGATGCCGAATCCCATGGGGAACGCCGAGCGCACGCGCGTCGTGCGGCCCGCAAAATGTCCAAAAAAGACCTCGCAAAAAAAGAAGAAGCGTTGGAAAAGATGGGGGAAAGGCTGGAGTAG
- a CDS encoding lipocalin family protein: protein MDCLFKADTKKVKIPFLSKMPFPTIYFSHSLVSDIAHQKFYPVIDFVSMASKDSWTKPLLYVNYTSPFTLNTYFNNIMESPKPFQYHLKTELLDLTLTSKKPPLLEGGNGYLILNTKKTYYYSLTRLETEGTIRIKNKTIPVSGISWMDHQWADVAYSKDKWTWFSVQLEDGTDMVCFEYLDKGVKNYLASFSLPSGRTVHTHDVRLTALGKSWVSPKTKTEYPLAWRIEVPSRKVDLKVEPCVKNQEMNFGAINYWEGGLHVTGTMGGKPAKGVGFLELVGYPSMYSDYKFLKDILMETQRRFVKKSRKKLGL, encoded by the coding sequence ATGGACTGCCTTTTTAAAGCGGACACGAAAAAGGTGAAAATCCCTTTTTTGAGCAAAATGCCTTTCCCGACGATTTATTTTTCACATTCGCTGGTTTCCGACATTGCGCACCAAAAATTTTATCCGGTGATCGATTTTGTCTCCATGGCCTCCAAAGACAGCTGGACCAAGCCTCTGCTTTATGTGAATTACACGAGCCCCTTCACATTGAACACCTACTTCAACAACATCATGGAGTCGCCCAAACCGTTTCAGTATCATCTTAAAACCGAACTTCTCGACCTCACACTTACGTCTAAAAAACCGCCGCTGCTCGAAGGTGGCAACGGGTACCTGATTTTGAACACCAAAAAAACATATTATTACTCCCTGACGCGATTGGAAACCGAGGGCACGATTCGCATCAAAAATAAGACCATTCCGGTGAGCGGCATTTCTTGGATGGATCATCAGTGGGCGGATGTGGCGTATTCCAAGGACAAATGGACGTGGTTTTCGGTTCAGCTGGAGGATGGGACGGACATGGTGTGTTTTGAATATTTGGACAAAGGGGTTAAAAATTATTTGGCGAGTTTTTCACTGCCGAGCGGGCGAACCGTGCACACGCATGATGTGCGCCTCACGGCATTGGGTAAATCTTGGGTGAGCCCCAAAACCAAAACCGAGTATCCGTTGGCGTGGCGCATCGAGGTTCCATCACGGAAAGTCGACCTCAAGGTTGAGCCGTGTGTCAAAAATCAAGAAATGAATTTTGGCGCCATCAATTATTGGGAAGGAGGGCTTCACGTGACAGGAACCATGGGAGGAAAACCCGCAAAAGGAGTCGGATTTTTAGAACTCGTGGGCTACCCCTCCATGTACAGCGACTACAAATTCTTGAAAGACATTTTAATGGAAACCCAACGACGGTTTGTGAAGAAGTCGAGGAAAAAGCTGGGGTTATAG
- a CDS encoding glucose-6-phosphate isomerase (catalyzes the formation of D-fructose 6-phosphate from D-glucose 6-phosphate) translates to MISIALDTLALGKISQAHGLAKNEMEAMAASLPEFLKKIKGRGQGFYEVLDDTKTADSIEVFAKKTSGRYEKIVVLGIGGSALGTKCLQQALLPLFETWEKNAGRRMQGSALRFAGEMQEGELTPLSLREWCVVADNIDPSLLRDLDATLNLEKTLFIVVSKSGDTIETLAQYFYFQKRVQDAGLHEAAHFVFITDADKGLLREIAAKNPNIQTFEVPKNVGGRFSVLTPVSLVPAALMGLDIQKLLHGAQMMRDVFLNLDAEKNLCFQLATLQYLLGQKGKTINVFMPYSSHLIGFTEWVTQLLAESIGKALNEKGERVNVGLTPLRAVGATDQHAQSQLFHEGPNDKLIVFFEIENFGEPLAIPNPYPDHPAVSFLKNATFDQLLKTEKQGTEQSLIECDRPNITIRLNRLDEAALGGLLMLFEGATAFLAEFYGINAFDQPGVERSKQLMRGGDSLRRMGAKRLGSGVAGVSSLKMRRQKPPPLTININSTFLILPHAPHPFPSRRTRPQKHDGVVVLERASSRQTRPCVLLHGLPF, encoded by the coding sequence ATGATTTCTATTGCATTGGACACTTTGGCGTTGGGAAAAATTTCACAAGCTCATGGACTTGCGAAAAACGAAATGGAGGCAATGGCCGCTTCCTTGCCTGAATTCCTTAAAAAAATCAAAGGCCGCGGACAAGGCTTTTACGAGGTGCTCGATGATACAAAAACCGCAGATTCGATTGAGGTATTTGCAAAAAAAACAAGTGGACGATATGAAAAAATCGTTGTCTTGGGTATTGGCGGATCCGCGTTGGGAACGAAATGTTTACAACAGGCGCTTTTGCCGTTGTTTGAAACGTGGGAAAAAAATGCAGGGAGGAGAATGCAGGGGAGCGCACTTCGCTTCGCTGGAGAAATGCAGGAGGGTGAGCTCACTCCGCTATCGCTTCGTGAGTGGTGCGTGGTTGCCGACAACATCGACCCTTCACTCCTCCGCGATCTCGACGCCACGTTGAATCTTGAGAAAACGCTTTTTATTGTGGTGAGCAAATCCGGAGATACGATCGAAACTTTGGCTCAGTATTTTTATTTTCAAAAACGCGTGCAAGATGCAGGACTCCATGAAGCCGCCCATTTTGTTTTTATTACGGACGCTGACAAAGGGTTGCTCCGAGAAATTGCGGCTAAAAATCCAAACATTCAAACATTCGAAGTGCCTAAAAATGTGGGAGGACGCTTTTCGGTTTTGACCCCGGTATCGTTGGTGCCGGCCGCGTTGATGGGGCTCGATATTCAAAAACTTTTGCACGGCGCACAAATGATGCGCGATGTTTTTTTAAATCTCGATGCTGAGAAAAATCTTTGTTTCCAACTCGCGACCCTCCAATATTTACTCGGTCAAAAAGGAAAAACGATCAACGTGTTTATGCCTTACTCCAGCCATCTTATCGGATTCACCGAGTGGGTGACTCAACTTTTGGCGGAAAGCATTGGCAAGGCGTTGAATGAAAAAGGCGAACGCGTGAATGTGGGGCTCACTCCCCTTCGCGCCGTGGGAGCCACGGACCAACACGCGCAAAGCCAGCTTTTTCACGAAGGCCCGAACGACAAACTCATTGTGTTTTTTGAAATTGAAAACTTCGGAGAACCGCTCGCGATTCCCAATCCTTACCCCGATCATCCCGCGGTTTCTTTTCTTAAAAATGCCACCTTTGACCAGCTTTTAAAAACTGAAAAACAAGGGACCGAGCAATCGCTCATTGAATGCGACCGACCGAATATCACCATCCGGCTGAACCGTCTCGACGAGGCTGCGTTGGGCGGATTGTTGATGTTGTTTGAAGGAGCCACGGCCTTTTTGGCGGAATTTTACGGGATCAATGCGTTTGATCAACCCGGGGTGGAGAGGTCGAAGCAATTGATGAGGGGCGGGGATTCCCTCCGTCGCATGGGAGCGAAACGCCTCGGATCATGAGTCGCTGGCGTTTCTTCCTTGAAAATGCGACGTCAGAAACCCCCACCCCTCACCATAAATATTAACTCCACGTTTTTAATCCTCCCCCATGCGCCCCATCCTTTTCCCTCGCGACGAACTCGCCCACAAAAGCACGATTGAGTGGTGGTATTGGAACGGGCATCTTCAAGACAAACAAGGCCATGCGTACTCCTACATGGACTGCCTTTTTAA
- a CDS encoding TGS domain-containing protein, translating to MDSKARQWTDLLSFVREKPKNQILLFDCFFEHFAAHPTLFYEIVVLFRQELTQEKDNEKRQRLSRQYLKVLSPLLERFGFFEEKSLIDDLCFEITDPAAYKKIDTFLIAYKKGKGKILNQVLSVLEELLKEEGYTFKIKARYKSFFSIHQKLQKRMVESALRLKDVFGFRIILDDPSDRICFDVAELLHDRFYPVPDFFKDYISVPRTNGYQSIHTGLLGVVPHLDIPIEVQIRTKRMDEYAEKGFAAHWIYAKDKRAQWIANPQKILESLHGNAFSETPEENVYFFSCKGDIFKLEKGATILDFAYHLHTDLGDHVVSALINGQERPLQTPLAEGDRVQLLESEERQVHRSWLTFIHTSYARKKIQESLKHR from the coding sequence ATGGATTCAAAGGCTCGTCAATGGACGGACTTATTGAGCTTTGTGAGAGAAAAGCCAAAGAATCAAATTCTTTTATTTGATTGTTTTTTTGAGCATTTTGCCGCGCATCCCACTCTTTTTTATGAAATCGTTGTTTTATTTCGCCAAGAATTAACTCAAGAAAAAGACAATGAAAAGAGGCAACGCCTTTCCAGACAATATTTGAAAGTCCTTTCCCCGCTCCTGGAACGATTTGGATTTTTTGAGGAAAAAAGCTTGATTGATGACCTATGTTTTGAAATCACGGATCCCGCGGCTTATAAAAAAATCGATACTTTCTTGATCGCTTATAAGAAGGGAAAAGGGAAAATTCTAAATCAGGTTTTATCTGTATTGGAAGAACTTTTGAAAGAGGAGGGTTATACGTTTAAGATCAAGGCACGCTATAAAAGTTTTTTTAGCATTCATCAGAAATTACAAAAAAGAATGGTGGAAAGTGCGCTTCGGCTTAAGGATGTTTTTGGGTTTCGTATCATTTTAGATGATCCGAGCGATCGTATTTGTTTTGATGTGGCGGAATTGTTGCACGATCGTTTTTACCCGGTCCCGGATTTTTTTAAAGATTACATCTCCGTTCCCCGAACAAACGGCTATCAAAGCATCCATACCGGTCTTTTGGGGGTTGTCCCTCATTTGGATATCCCCATCGAAGTCCAGATTCGCACCAAACGCATGGATGAATATGCGGAAAAAGGATTTGCAGCGCATTGGATTTACGCAAAAGATAAAAGGGCGCAGTGGATTGCCAATCCCCAAAAAATACTCGAGTCTCTTCATGGAAATGCCTTTTCGGAAACGCCGGAGGAAAACGTGTATTTTTTTTCTTGTAAAGGCGATATATTTAAATTGGAAAAAGGAGCAACGATTTTAGATTTTGCTTATCATCTTCACACCGATTTGGGCGATCATGTGGTCTCCGCCTTAATCAATGGACAAGAAAGGCCGCTTCAAACGCCTTTAGCCGAAGGCGATCGGGTTCAACTTTTGGAATCCGAAGAGCGACAAGTGCATCGCTCATGGCTCACTTTTATCCACACTTCTTATGCCCGAAAAAAAATTCAAGAAAGTCTCAAACATCGCTAG
- a CDS encoding PAS domain-containing protein — translation MPEKKFKKVSNIASLGVCATGTGTIYRRLVENMNEIVWLGDSEERTVYVNPKFCKLLGYTPQEVIGKTAYDFWDKESVERVRHINETDRSEGRSSSYEGDLIKKTGEKIPVLVSGTPLPDGGTIAIMTDLTEIKKKEQKERILMGAIQYATDAIIVFDASGKIISWNKGSKIVFGYKQEEMLGQPLDRLFKKTDLENIKNYAKTLYNIELEGIHKNKAPMRLSATLTPLFSHEEGEETFYLLIARDITSQVKFEEDLTLKYQKMKEAYKKIGVLRRQMDYIMDGISFFNENRDPQAIGHFFVSAVMMLTHVDACILRMYNKKKGTMDLLSCFGVVEDWRGKAQVKYKGSLAEKAFLKGSPLKVIDVVQEIKFQSKYLAKKNNLCSLLMVPLQFKGKFVGSLSLYVGPDKKQEIFENDFIEKYAEVIGMVMGMMFGSEREGRE, via the coding sequence ATGCCCGAAAAAAAATTCAAGAAAGTCTCAAACATCGCTAGTCTTGGGGTCTGCGCCACCGGCACGGGAACCATTTATCGCCGACTCGTCGAAAACATGAACGAAATCGTGTGGTTGGGAGACAGCGAGGAGCGCACCGTGTATGTGAATCCAAAATTCTGTAAATTATTAGGCTATACTCCACAGGAAGTCATCGGGAAAACCGCTTATGATTTTTGGGACAAAGAAAGTGTGGAGCGCGTTCGACACATCAATGAAACCGATCGTAGCGAAGGAAGAAGTTCCAGCTACGAAGGAGATTTGATTAAAAAAACAGGAGAAAAAATTCCCGTGCTTGTCAGTGGGACCCCTCTTCCGGACGGAGGAACCATTGCGATCATGACCGACCTTACAGAAATCAAGAAAAAAGAACAAAAAGAGCGCATTTTAATGGGCGCAATTCAATACGCCACGGATGCGATCATTGTGTTTGATGCGAGTGGAAAAATCATTTCATGGAACAAAGGTTCTAAAATTGTTTTTGGGTATAAACAGGAGGAAATGTTGGGGCAACCCTTGGATCGATTGTTTAAAAAAACAGATCTCGAAAATATAAAAAATTACGCCAAAACTTTGTACAACATTGAGCTGGAAGGGATTCACAAGAACAAGGCCCCTATGCGTCTTTCCGCCACGTTGACGCCTCTTTTTAGCCACGAGGAAGGAGAAGAGACGTTTTATCTTTTGATCGCCCGCGACATCACCAGCCAAGTGAAATTTGAGGAGGACTTAACCCTCAAATATCAAAAAATGAAAGAAGCGTACAAGAAAATAGGAGTTTTGCGTCGCCAGATGGATTACATCATGGACGGAATTTCTTTTTTTAATGAAAATCGGGATCCTCAGGCGATTGGGCACTTTTTTGTGAGCGCGGTCATGATGTTGACGCACGTGGATGCCTGCATTCTTCGCATGTACAACAAAAAAAAGGGAACCATGGATCTGTTGTCGTGTTTTGGGGTGGTGGAAGATTGGAGGGGGAAAGCTCAGGTTAAATACAAAGGGAGTTTGGCGGAAAAAGCTTTTTTAAAAGGTTCGCCACTCAAAGTGATTGATGTGGTCCAAGAAATAAAATTTCAATCCAAATATTTGGCTAAAAAGAATAATTTGTGCTCGTTGCTCATGGTCCCGTTGCAATTTAAGGGGAAATTTGTCGGGAGTCTTTCGTTGTATGTGGGCCCGGATAAAAAACAAGAAATTTTTGAAAATGACTTTATTGAAAAATATGCCGAAGTCATTGGTATGGTGATGGGCATGATGTTTGGATCGGAACGAGAGGGAAGAGAGTAA